The Malus sylvestris chromosome 12, drMalSylv7.2, whole genome shotgun sequence genome contains a region encoding:
- the LOC126593201 gene encoding psbP domain-containing protein 7, chloroplastic — protein MPALPQYFHACKHICLNLNQIRIITPSSGCRKKGLREVRIIRAERPPADQFASLQSGFRRRLLLGLGTASVVALGADFLGVTSFLLGLSPESSRSLKLDVVYPIGGYSRCIDTNEGFEFIYPASWVGDQTLLYRAAEKKEFERSLDPPPLNFNTKSRTDGRRRNVSEPIVAFGPPATTGELNVSVIVSLVAPDFKIEAFGGPKEVGEAVVRTVTGSGKRPDIKGTLIESKLREDSASNVKYYELEFRVESPLFHRHNIAVCCVRGGRLFTLNAQAPESAWPELKSDFHRIAESFSLTS, from the exons ATGCCGGCATTGCCCCAATActttcatgcatgcaaacataTATGCCTCAACCTGAACCAGATACGCATAATCACACCGTCCTCCGGCTGCCGGAAAAAGGGTTTGCGAGAGGTGAGAATAATCCGGGCAGAAAGGCCTCCGGCGGACCAATTTGCTTCACTACAATCAGGGTTTAGGCGGCGGCTTCTTCTCGGTTTAGGGACAGCTTCTGTGGTTGCTCTTGGTGCTGATTTTCTCGGAGTCACAAGTTTTCTTCTCGGGTTGTCGCCGGAAAGTAGTAGGAGTCTTAAGCTGGATGTGGTTTATCCCATAGGAGGCTACAGTAGGTGCATTGACACAAATGAAGGATTTG AATTTATATACCCAGCAAGTTGGGTTGGAGATCAAACACTTCTGTATCGAGCAGCAGAGAAAAAGGAATTTGAAAGATCACTTGATCCTCCTCCCTTGAACTTCAACACCAAATCCAGGACTGATGGCCGCCGACGAAATGTCAGTGAACCCATTGTCGCATTTGGCCCGCCCGCAACCACCGGCGAGCTCAATGTTAGCGTCATTGTGTCGCTAGTTGCTCCTGATTTCAA AATTGAAGCATTTGGAGGACCAAAAGAGGTAGGAGAAGCCGTGGTTAGGACCGTCACAGGATCCGGCAAACGCCCCGACATCAAGGGAACTTTGATCGAATCAAAATTGAGAGAGGATAGTGCAAGCAATGTTAAGTACTACGAGCTTGAATTCAGAGTTGAGAGCCCCTTGTTTCACCGGCATAACATTGCGGTATGTTGCGTTCGTGGTGGTCGGTTATTTACACTTAATGCTCAGGCACCGGAATCAGCATGGCCGGAGTTGAAGTCTGACTTCCATAGAATTGCCGAATCGTTTAGCCTCACCTCTTGA
- the LOC126591803 gene encoding uncharacterized protein LOC126591803: MEMESDQPDDVGNCIEEKSVQHLLDPGSPDISNMFGEQQVAPRVGDAYQVEIPSLTMDAEQYKLLTNPAHSKVVDGSHYFLVGLPVPIVYSDEVNNIEDRRLESPINPDNVVNGKSSKEARKRKKDPTRLRKKSSKLKVAALLFGLDKVEESKAENIEPPVVEENANQSLRSKCCFPVPGSSRSTWSDAEVDSFLLGLYIFGKSFYQVKRFMENKAMGEILSFYYGKFYRSDAHRRWSECRKSRRKKCILGEKIFTGWRQRELLSRIIPHVSEESQKCLSEGYKLFAEGTTSLEEYVSFLKSIVGIRVLVVAIGIGKGKEDLTGFALEAGKNNQELPACPKLPACKAFSSLTFSEIIKYLTGGVRLSKGRSNDIFWEAVWPRLLANGWHSEQPTYSLVFLMPGIKKFKRRKLTRGDQYFDSVSDVLNKVASEPELIQLQGEEELVPEATSDQDDLSNHQRHCYLKPRVVTSKPNRMQFTVVDTSLVHGAKSRGIVELKYSPVELQSNSEQPNCSRENEGDSCENKLNGHESDTAEMQLNSKTNMAKHLKRKRFTIVDTSLVHRGKSSTVTELRCSPTVFESVSKSTGLLQETEENLSADLLAKHKPDAADISLDGEVNNFSDNCHRDISDIGGTNQMEDKNSSDSTEKIEGHPNKKKRMSDDKKPKRTTLLKFSRKQKYRHSNSVGSLPKRRRLAACAKAETGCLVNSSSQGLQSEQVGSHGPLNSLDAGELVVSLAGPLEREPSIASLAEGSPVRESSSETHGGNCSGERMSHEKNENHQDQESSILNLHQDLMDSRNSENIVVFNLETNVDSLCLSSTEAHVVDTLSTSNMISRRQSTRNRPLTARALEALADGLLGIKKRKNHSEDVPGENQVSRPSRKARKRVRVTSSHADTVSGIVASEENEVNEGLNVSKDTDSKPLDQTGEKWPTSH, translated from the exons ATGGAG ATGGAATCAGATCAGCCAGATGATGTTGGTAATTGCATCGAAGAGAAATCTGTTCAGCATTTACTTGATCCAGGTAGTCCTGATATAAGCAATATGTTCGGAGAGCAGCAAGTGGCTCCCCGAGTTGGTGATGCATACCAAGTGGAAATCCCTTCCCTGACTATGGACGCTGAGCAGTATAAGCTTTTGACTAATCCTGCTCATTCAAAAGTTGTTGATGGTTCCCATTACTTTCTAGTTGGTTTGCCCGTACCAATTGTATATTCTGACGAAGTGAATAACATTGAAGATCGCAGGCTGGAATCTCCAATTAACCCTGATAATGTGGTTAATGGAAAGAGTTCTAAGGAagctagaaagagaaagaaggatCCTACTAGACTGAGGAAGAAAAGTTCAAAACTCAAAGTTGCAGCCTTGTTATTTGGGTTGGACAAGGTAGAAGAATCAAAAGCAGAAAATATTGAGCCGCCGGTGGTGGAAGAGAATGCAAATCAGTCGCTGAGAAGCAAGTGCTGTTTTCCAGTTCCCGGTTCATCAAGAAGCACTTGGAGTGATGCTGAAGTGGATAGCTTTCTTCTGGGTTTATACATTTTCGGGAAGAGCTTTTACCAGGTGAAGAGATTCATGGAGAACAAAGCCATGGGAGAAATACTGTCATTTTATTATGGGAAGTTTTATAGGTCTGATGCACACCGCAGATGGTCAGAGTGCCGGAAAAGTAGAAGAAAGAAATGTATACTTGGGGAGAAAATTTTCACAGGGTGGAGGCAACGGGAGCTGTTATCTCGTATAATTCCTCATGTCTCAGAAGAATCTCAAAAATGTTTATCAGAG GGTTACAAATTATTTGCAGAGGGGACAACGTCTCTAGAAGAATATGTATCCTTCTTAAAGTCCATTGTTGGCATTCGTGTCCTTGTGGTAGCTATAGGAATTGGGAAAGGGAAAGAAGATCTTACAGGCTTTGCCCTGGAAGCTGGAAAGAACAATCAGGAGCTTCCAGCTTGTCCAAAATTACCAGCTTGCAAAGCATTTAGTTCTCTTACATTcagtgaaataattaaatatttgacCGGAGGAGTTCGGTTGAGCAAAGGGCGATCTAACGATATTTTTTGGGAGGCTGTTTGGCCGCGTTTGCTAGCAAATGGATGGCATTCTGAGCAACCTACATATTCTTTGGTTTTTCTTATGCCTGGCATAAAGAAgttcaaaagaagaaaattgacAAGGGGAGATCAGTATTTTGATTCTGTTAGCGATGTTCTGAACAAAGTGGCATCTGAACCAGAACTTATTCAACTTCAAGGTGAAGAAGAACTTGTTCCAGAGGCGACATCAGACCAGGATGATCTATCTAATCATCAACGCCATTGCTACCTCAAACCAAGGGTCGTTACTAGCAAACCAAACCGCATGCAGTTCACTGTTGTTGATACCAGTTTGGTCCATGGAGCAAAATCACGCGGCATAGTGGAACTGAAATACTCACCAGTTGAACTCCAAAGTAATTCAGAACAACCCAATTGTTCAAGAGAAAATGAAGGGGACTCTTGTGAGAATAAATTAAATGGACATGAAAGTGATACTGCTGAAATGCAATTGAACAGTAAAACCAATATGGCCAAGCACCTGAAGCGTAAGAGGTTCACAATTGTCGATACCAGTCTAGTTCATAGAGGAAAATCATCAACAGTTACAGAACTGAGATGCTCGCCAACTGTGTTTGAAAGTGTTTCTAAGTCAACTGGTCTTTTACAGGAAACTGAAGAAAATTTGTCTGCGGATTTACTGGCCAAGCATAAGCCTGATGCTGCTGATATTTCATTGGATGGTGAAGTGAATAATTTCAGCGACAACTGCCATAGGGATATATCTGATATTGGTGGTACAAACCAAATGGAAGACAAAAATAGCTCAGATTCTACAGAAAAAATAGAAGGCCACCCgaataaaaaaaagaggatGTCTGATGACAAGAAGCCGAAGAGGACTACATTACTTAAGTTTAGTCGGAAACAGAAATATAGACATTCAAATTCTGTAGGTTCTCTCCCCAAACGCCGAAGATTAGCTGCTTGTGCTAAGGCAGAAACAGGTTGCCTCGTCAACAGTAGCTCTCAAGGTTTGCAGTCAGAACAAGTGGGATCCCATGGCCCATTGAATTCTCTAGATGCAGGCGAGCTTGTTGTTTCTCTAGCGGGTCCTCTTGAAAGGGAGCCATCAATTGCTTCTCTTGCTGAAGGTAGTCCAGTAAGGGAGAGTAGTTCTGAAACTCATGGTGGGAATTGTTCAGGTGAGCGCATGTCGCATGAGAAGAATGAGAATCATCAAGACCAGGAATCATCCATCCTAAACCTACATCAGGATTTGATGGACAGTAGAAACAGTGAAAACATTGTTGTGTTCAACTTGGAAACAAATGTAGACAGTCTGTGCCTCTCATCAACTGAAGCACATGTTGTAGACACTTTGAGTACCTCTAACATGATCTCTAGGAGGCAAAGCACAAGAAACCGACCGCTAACAGCTAGAGCATTGGAAGCTCTTGCAGACGGGTTATTAGgaattaaaaagagaaaaaaccaCTCAGAAGATGTCCCTGGGGAAAATCAAGTATCAAGACCCTCCCGCAAGGCCCGGAAGAGAGTCAGGGTAACTTCAAGTCATGCTGATACTGTTAGTGGAATTGTGGCTTCAGAAGAAAACGAGGTGAACGAAGGTTTGAATGTTAGCAAAGATACGGATAGCAAACCTCTTGATCAAACTGGAGAAAAGTGGCCAACTAGCCACTAG
- the LOC126591804 gene encoding probable methyltransferase At1g29790 — protein sequence MKEEPLINTFVIEELRKYITPKESITGKISIYGTERIYNTIGHACVLNKKELEEYMSYDIGSYCNDDWNLAQKLMLNGCDPLPRMRCLTRASMVYQKPYPINESLWKLPDDRNVQWSNYHCRNFKCLMKNNTKRGYCKCVGCFEMEKEKLKWVTNSTLTVDFRISDVLAIKPGEMRIGLDFGIGTGTFVARMREHNVTVVSTALNLRAPFNETIALRGLVPLFITLNQRLPFFDNTMDMIHTAGFLDGWINLQLLDFILFDWDRILRPGGLLWIDRFFCVRKDLDDFMYMFLQLRYKKHKWAISPKSKDEIHLSALLEKPPRAI from the coding sequence ATGAAAGAAGAGCCTTTGATTAACACTTTTGTGATTGAAGAGTTAAGGAAGTATATAACCCCAAAGGAGAGTATAACCGGGAAGATTAGTATATACGGAACAGAGAGGATATATAATACAATTGGACATGCTTGTGTGTTGAACAAGAAAGAGTTGGAAGAGTACATGAGCTATGACATCGGGTCTTATTGCAACGATGATTGGAACTTAGCTCAGAAGCTGATGCTTAACGGTTGTGATCCTTTGCCCCGGATGCGGTGCTTGACAAGGGCCTCCATGGTCTACCAGAAGCCTTACCCTATCAACGAGTCTCTGTGGAAACTTCCGGATGATAGAAATGTGCAGTGGAGCAATTATCATTGCAGGAACTTTAAGTGCTTGATGAAAAATAACACCAAAAGGGGTTATTGCAAGTGTGTCGGATGTTTCGAAATGGAGAAGGAAAAGCTTAAATGGGTTACCAATAGCACACTTACTGTAGATTTTCGGATCAGTGATGTTCTGGCTATTAAGCCTGGGGAGATGAGGATTGGTCTCGACTTTGGCATTGGCACAGGAACATTCGTGGCAAGGATGAGAGAACATAACGTTACAGTAGTCTCTACTGCACTTAACCTCAGGGCGCCTTTCAACGAGACGATTGCACTGAGAGGTTTGGTTCCATTGTTTATAACATTGAATCAACGCCTACCGTTCTTTGACAACACAATGGACATGATTCACACCGCTGGATTTCTGGACGGCTGGATTAACCTGCAACTGCTGGATTTTATCCTGTTTGATTGGGatcgaattctgaggcctggcgGATTGTTATGGATTGACCGGTTCTTCTGTGTTAGAAAGGATTTAGATGACTTCATGTATATGTTTCTGCAGCTGAGATACAAGAAACACAAGTGGGCTATTTCCCCTAAATCAAAGGATGAAATCCACCTTTCTGCATTGTTGGAGAAACCTCCAAGAGCAATATAG
- the LOC126594607 gene encoding zinc finger protein GAI-ASSOCIATED FACTOR 1-like — MSNITGSAATGSFSSGNYGGEEVQQQQQELLNHHANLHGSNSFLPTTTNIDSNGISTAQVQKQPPPAKKKRNLPGTPDPSAEVIALSPKTLMATNRFVCEICKKGFQRDQNLQLHRRGHNLPWKLKQRTSTEIIKRVYVCPEPSCVHHDPSRALGDLTGIKKHFCRKHGEKKWKCDKCSKKYAVQSDWKAHSKICGTREYKCDCGTIFSRRDSFITHRAFCDAIAEENNARNQGVVLMSNNIMGAQNLQQGQLSNSELIISTSMPMNNNKINDNPPSARSDITTSGQFHHIFDAKNTPLTLEPQRPFPIPAKPLNMSPRSLNNNTSSSSPSSLLFELNHGGHGQSLIPSSSGHLSATQLLQKAAQMGATMSGGPNPNPGSTTITSMAPSTYGTTTGGYNMNRFMQQRDHNIPQLETSPQFFSANCAQMGMFNVLFDHHQNNGFLKNMEHENNGTPNKIGLRGASNVGSGDTLTVDFLGLGGSGDINRPENFHDQQKQQHGQQDQLGFGEFDDDDHLIMQRFG; from the exons ATGTCAAATATCACAGGTAGTGCAGCTACTGGGAGCTTCTCTTCAGGAAATTATGGCGGAGAAGAAGTTCAACAGCAACAACAAGAGCTATTAAATCACCATGCAAACCTCCATGGCTCCAACTCCTTCCTTCCAACAACAACTAATATCGATAGCAATGGTATCTCCACTGCTCAAGTACAAAAGCAACCTCCACCGGCTAAGAAGAAAAGAAACCTACCAGGAACTCCAG ACCCAAGTGCTGAAGTGATTGCCTTATCACCAAAGACCCTGATGGCCACAAACCGGTTTGTGTGTGAAATTTGCAAGAAGGGGTTCCAAAGGGACCAAAACCTCCAACTGCACAGAAGAGGTCACAACTTGCCGTGGAAGCTTAAGCAAAGAACAAGCACCGAAATCATTAAGCGAGTCTATGTCTGCCCAGAACCCTCCTGCGTCCACCACGATCCATCGCGGGCACTCGGGGATCTTACGGGCATCAAAAAGCATTTTTGCCGGAAGCATGGTGAGAAAAAGTGGAAATGTGACAAGTGCTCCAAGAAGTACGCGGTGCAATCGGACTGGAAAGCTCATTCAAAGATCTGTGGTACTAGAGAATACAAATGTGACTGTGGAACCATCTTCTCCAG AAGAGATAGCTTCATCACCCACAGAGCTTTTTGTGATGCCATAGCTGAAGAGAACAACGCAAGAAACCAAGGAGTAGTACTAATGTCCAACAATATTATGGGAGCACAAAACTTACAACAAGGCCAACTTTCCAACAGTGAGCTCATCATCTCCACATCAATGCCCatgaacaacaacaaaatcaacGATAACCCACCATCAGCAAGATCAGATATTACTACATCTGGTCAATTTCATCATATTTTTGATGCCAAAAATACCCCTTTAACCCTAGAACCCCAACGACCCTTCCCAATACCCGCAAAACCCTTAAACATGTCACCGAGATCCCTAAACAACAACacttcatcatcttcaccatCGTCATTACTCTTCGAATTAAATCACGGCGGGCACGGTCAATCACTCATCCCCAGCTCATCAGGCCACTTATCCGCCACGCAGCTGCTACAAAAAGCGGCTCAAATGGGTGCAACTATGAGTGGTGGTCCTAACCCTAACCCTGGTAGTACAACCATAACAAGCATGGCACCCTCAACCTATGGTACAACTACTGGTGGGTACAACATGAACCGCTTCATGCAGCAGAGAGATCATAACATTCCGCAATTAGAGACCTCGCCACAGTTTTTCAGCGCTAATTGTGCGCAAATGGGGATGTTTAACGTGTTATTCGATCATCATCAGAACAATGGTTTCTTGAAGAACATGGAACATGAAAACAATGGGACTCCAAATAAAATAGGGTTGAGGGGTGCTAGTAATGTGGGCAGTGGTGATACATTGACAGTTGACTTTTTAGGGCTTGGAGGATCGGGTGATATTAATAGACCAGAAAATTTTCATGATCAGCAGAAACAACAACACGGTCAACAAGATCAGTTAGGGTTTGGAgaatttgatgatgatgatcaccTAATAATGCAAAGGTTTGGCTGA